The stretch of DNA AAAACATACAAAATTAATAGATTTAATAGTTCAAAATAATCTTTTAACTCCTTTTTATAGGGAAGTTTTTATAGGTGTTTATAATGTTGGACTTCAAATGACAGCATGGCAAACTTCTTGGACAGCACATATTATAAATGGTGTAAATAAAGATTTAATGGCTAAATTTGAAGGTGATGAATCAAAAATTATGAAATATCTTGAAGATGAAAAACTTTTTGATTTAGGACATGGAGGAATCACTGCTGATAGATGTTACTCTGCTTTAGTTAAAGATGGTGACAAATACAAATCTCAAGCATATATAAAAGCTTTCAAAAAAGAAACAACTGAAGTTGTAGATGCACTTGAAGAATTTGCAGATAAACTAATCGAACTTGAAGATGAAATCTATAATCAAAAATGGGATTATGTTTTATATATTCAAGCACTTATTAAAGCCTTTAGTGAAGACCGAACTGATGAACTTGTGAGTAAATGGGCAGATGTAGATAGAGCTTGGATGAAAATAAAAACTCCAATTCAAATCGGACATCCCTTAGAATATTATGAAGACCACTTTAGAAAAGCAGTTGCGCTTGAATGGGATATTAGACTTACAAATCCAAAATTTGCACAAAATGACCATAGAGTAAATAAAATAAAATCAGCATTTGCAAAAATCTATTCTAGTTTTGAGTCAAATGAGAAAAGTGAACAATATAAAAAAACTTATGATTTTTCTTTAAAATCACTTGATAAAGTGCAACTTTATGTTGGACGACCAGCGCTATTTTTTGGGGCTGAATTTAATGGTATGTTTTCAGCTCAAGTTGTTCCAAATGATGAAATTGTAAGTTTAGAAGAAGGTAAAAAAATCTTTGCATTTTCAGATGAGATTTTACAAACAAGCCGTGCAAAACCATTTTTAAAACTAAGTTCTGAAATCTTTGGACAAGAAATCTTAACAAAAGATAGAACATTCCTTTTTAATGAAACTGCATCTTGGCATCAAGTTTATGACATTAGCACAGTTGGGCATGAATATGGACATATTTTATGGTGTGATGATGAAACAGAATCAGTTATGAATAAAACTGGAAACTTCAAAAATATTGAAGAATTCAAAGCAACAACAGGTGGATTAATTTCATACTTTTTAGACCAAGATACAGATGAACTTCACTTAAAATCACAAGTTTTAATTGACCTTGTAAAAAGAAGTGTTGGACTTATTGGTTGGATGGAAGTTGATGAAGTTCAACCTTATTATTGTGAAGGGTTAATTCACTTAAATGGACTATTTGACACAGCTGTTTTAGCTTGGGATGAAGAGAATAAAAAATTAAACATTGATTTAAGTGATGAAAAATATGAAGCTTTAAAAGCTTGGTATATAAAAAATTATACAGCGTTAGCAAAACACTATTTAGACAAAATTGATGCAACGCAATTTTTAAATAAATATGCTTCTAAAACAGAAAAATATTTTATGCCAAATAATCCAACAATAAACTCATTTGTAAAACATTATTTCAAAAGATACCAAGAGATTGGGCAAGAGTTAGATACAGTTGATAAAAAAAGTAATTATATAAAATAAGAGATTTTCTCTTATTTTAACTTCTTTGTTATTTTTTGAATAATCCTTTGACAATAGCAAATATTTTTGAAATTCCTAAATATATTTTAGATTTAAAACTACTATCTTGATTATTTAGATATTTTACTATTTCATAGTTTCCAAACATTGAAGCAAACATTATAGGTGTTGTTCCCATTCCATTATTTTCATAGATATTTGCACCTGCTTTTACCAAAACTTTCACAATATCTATATAACCTTTAAAACAAACACCTGCAAGTGGTGTTTGTCCTCTATCATTTTTTTTATCAACATCTGCTCCAAAAAGAACCAATAATTCAGTTGTTTCAATATTTCCATTATAAGAAGCTAACATTAGTAAGCTATTTCCTTTATGGTCGCATAAATTTACAGGCATTCCTGAACCTAACATCATTCTTAAGTCTTCTGTCATTCCTTGTCTTGCAAAATCTAAAGCCACAATTTGAAGTTCTTCATATCTTTTTAACTCTTGTTCTGTTGCTTCCATATTAGATTCCTAAAGCTTTTTTAACTCCGCTCGCATAATCAGGATGAACTTGCTCAAAAAGTGAAATTTGTCTATCAACAATATTTCTTGGAACTCCATCCATAGCAGCTGCAATATTACTAAATAATTGTTCTTTTTGACTTACACTCATAAGATTAAACAATGCAGTTACTTGTGAAAAATCATCATTTCCAATTCTGTGATTATATCTATCAGCTACATTTCCAGTTTCAAATGCAGGTTCTGCAAAACTTGCATCTTCAATAGGTCCACCAAAACTATTTGGCTCATAATAAACATCTGTTGGTTCTTTTATTTCATAATTCATACTTCCATCTGCATGATAAGTATTAACTTCAACGATTGGTCTATTTACTGGCAACATTTCATAGTGTGTTCCAACTCTATATCTGTGAGCATCTGGATATGAGAAAATTCTTGCTTGTAACATTTTATCAGGTGAAAAACTGATTCCAGGAACTACATTTGATGGTGAAAATGAAGCTTGTTCTATTTCATTAAAGTAGTTTTTTGGATTTTCATTTAAAGTCATAACTCCCACTTTTATCATTGGATAATCTTTATGAGGCCAAACTTTTGTTAAATCAAATGGATTAAAACTACACTCTTTTGCTTCTTCATTTGTCATAATTTGAATTTCAAAACTCCATTTTGGAAAATTCCCAGCTTGAATATTTTCAAATAAATCCCTTTGATTTGATTCTCTATCTTTTGCAACAATTGCTTCAGCTTCGGCATTTGTAATAGTTTCAATTCCTTGAAGAGTTTTAAAATGGAACTTAACCCAAAATCTTTCACCACTAGCATTTATCAAACTATAAGTGTGAGAACCATATCCATTTACATGTCTATATGATTTTGGAATTCCCCTATCTGACATTAAAATAGTAACTTGATGAAGTGATTCAGGGCTTAAAGACCAAAAATCCCACATTGCAGTATTGCTTCTCATATTTGAGTGGGGATGTCTTTTTTGAGTGTGAATAAAATCAGGAAATTTATAGGCATCTCTTATGAAAAATACAGGAGTATTATTTCCCACTAAATCCCAATTTCCCTCTTTTGTATAAAATTTAAGCGCATATCCTCTTACATCTCTTTCGGCATCAGCAGCACCTCTCTCACCTGCAACTGTCGAGAATCTAAGTAACATCTTAGTTTTTTCGCCCTTTTGTAGAACTTTTGCTTTTGTGTATTTTGAAATATCTTCTGTAATTTCTAAAACTCCAAAAGCTCCGCTTCCTTTTGCATGAACTACTCTTTCAGGGATTCTTTCCCTATTTTGGTGAGCTAATTTTTCTATTAGTTGATAATCTTGTAAAAGAACAGGACCTCTCTCTCCTGCTGTTAGAGAATTTTGATTATCCGAAATTGGATTTCCAGCCGTTGTAGTCATAGTTTTTTGCATAGTTTTTTGCATAGTTTTCTCCTTAGTTTATTTGAGGATAATTATTTTCCTCTAATAAACTTATTCTATACCTAAGAAACTTAAACTCTGATTAAAAAATATACATTTACTTGATACTAGGACTTATGCTTTTCCAATCTTCTCTTAACTCTTTTACAAGACTAAATCTATCATTTGGGTTTGCTAATTCACCATATTCATAAGGAGTTACCACAACTAAACCACCTTTTAACAGACTTGTAAAAGTATTTGATTCAATTTTTGAACCAGAAAAAATTGAGAACTTCATTTCAAATCCACTTATGTCATAAAACTGTGAATTTTTTCTTATGAATTTTGTATATTTATCAAAAATCAAACAATCAACTACAACTTTTGAGCCATCTTCACTTAAATCTATTTTACTAACTTTTCCAATTTGTACATTTTTATAATAAACAGGAGCATCTACATTTACACTTGAAGCTGTAATATCATCTACTTTAAATACTGTTCCAAAGTGAGATTTATCAACTGATGGTTGTCCTTCTAATCCTTCAAATTTTGTTTGAACAATTTGATTATCACTTTTTATAACTCCAATATTTACAGCCATAATTGTAGAACCAGCATTTGCAACTTCTTGAAGTGAAATTCTTGGTTTTTTCAAATAATAAACAGTTCCAGCTTTTGCAAAAGAAGCAAAATCACTATAAATCAAAGCTTTTACTTCAACTTGTTGTTTTTCATTTAATCTTACATTTGTTACTTTTCCAACATTTACACCTTTATAAGTAAGTTGAGAAAAGTTTGCTTGTAGACCTTCAACGTCATTGAAAACTATAGTTATACTATTTGTAGAATTTTTCATTTGATCTTCAGAAGCAAATATTTGTGGTTTTTCAAATGATACAGTTGAATCAGTATTAAGTTCAATTGAACCATCAATTAATGAAGAAAAATTATCAACTTCAAATAAAACTCCACTTAAACTAGCATTTAAATTTACTGCTGCTTTTTTATAAAATCTACTTTTATCAGTTATATACTTTTTAAAAGGAGAATAGATAAATAAACTAACTTTTGATTTTCTATCATCAAATTTTATATCTTTTACAAAACCTATTTCTTGATTTTTGTACATAATTGCCATATCTGGTTTTATTTCAAAATCATTATAAAAATCAGCATTTATTACAATTCCACTATTACTAAATCTATTTAATTTCTCCACATCTTTAAAAGAACTATATAATTTAAACTCTTTTTTTGTAAGTTTATCATCTATTTTTTCTGATATAAGACCAATTGCTCCATTTAATAAAGGTTCTATTCCACTATAATTTATATTTAAATTTAGACTTTTCATCTCAAAAAGTTTTGAACTCATATCATAAAAAAGATTATTATCATTTACTAAATCTTTATATTTTTCATCTATTGAAATAGAAATCTTTACATTTTTTAAATCAGCTGTTAAAGCATAATTTTCAACTCTTCCTATTTCAATATTTTTATAATAAACCTTTGATTTATTGGTAATTGAATTTAGATTTTCACTTAAAAGTTCTATTTTTATATTGTTATTACTACTATTTATATCTTTTTTATTAATTGCTGTAAAATTACTTTTAAAATCACCTTTTTTATACTCTAAAGATACAAAATTTCCTTTTATTATATTTCCTAAATTTTTAACTCCATCCAAAGAAAAAGTTGGCTCTTCCACGAAAAATTTAGTTTTATCTGTCAATAAATATTTATACTCTTGATAAATAAATGCTTTAGTATTTAAAATATCTTTGCTTAATTTTACTTCACTAATTTTTCCTATTTCAATACCTTTAAAAATAATTGGAGTATTTTCTTCTATCCCATTTACATCAATAAAATTTATATTAAAAAACTCTTTACTTTTTAAATCATCTTTTTTTCCATATAAAATATACGCTTCATCTTTTGAAATTTTTTCATCCTCTTTATTTGGAGTAACAACAGTAACTCCTCCAACTAAAGCAGAATATAAAGAACCAACTTCGATATTTAATCCACTAGCGCCATAACTAACTTTTAAAGCTTCATTTATTACAAACTGTGAACTTCTATTTACCAAATAATTAAATTTATCATAAATATAGGCTGTAAAATAAACTTTCTCAAAAATAAACTCTTTAGCAATAATCTCACCTATTTGAAATTTATTATAAAAAACAGGAGTTCCAACTTCCACATTATCTTTGTCATTTGCAATTAAGGAAATATAATATCCATCATCGTCAAATTCATCATTTGGTTGAGTATCTAAAGCATTAAAAAAATATTTAGAAGTTCCTTTATCATACTCTTCTTGAGTTTTAAAAGTTGGTGATAATTCTATTTTATAACCACTAATTAAAGTATTTAATCCTGAAATTTTTGTAAGAGAAACTGTAGGTTTTTTTATCCAAAAAGAAGAACCTTCACTTGCCACATATTTTGAAACTTCATTATCAACTAAAATATTTACTTTTACACTTTTTAAGTCTTCATGCATAGAAATTTTTGTTACTTTTCCAAGTTGTAAACCTTTGTATTCTAAAGTAGTAACATTCTCTTTTAAACCTTCTGCACTTTTGAAAATAACACTAATATTAGTACCTTTTTTCATATAAGATTCATAAGCAATCCAACCTAAAATTGCCAAAATAATTAATGGTAAAATCCAAATAAATGAAACTGGTTTTTTATCTTCAATTTTTGGCTCGTATACTTGTTGTTCTATTATTTCCTTACTCATCCCAAATAATCCTTGTGTCAAATCTATTTGCTGCTATCATTGTTAAAATTACCATTAAAGCAAAAGAGGTTGCAGCGATTCCTCCTTTTATATTAAAAATCTCATCAAGTTGTACTATTGAAGCTAATAATGCAACCACATAAATATCAATCATTGACCATTTTCCAATGGCTTCGATAAATTTAAATATTAATATTTTTCTATTATTTTGCATTTTTACATTTATTTTTAAACTTATAAAAATAAAAAGTAAACCAACAAGTTTAATCATAGGAATTACAACACTTGCAGTAAAAATTACAATTGCAATAAAATAACTCTCCATATCCAAAAAACTAATAACACCTTCTAAAATTGTACTTTCAACTTTTACTCCAAGTCTTGTTACTTCCATTATTGGATAAACCATAGCAGGAATATAAAGTAAAATTGCACAAATAGTAAGTGCTAGAGAAACTTGTAAAGAATTTTTTATTCGTTTTCGTACCATATGATTACATCTTGTACAAACAAAATCATTAAAATTCTCTTTTTCATACATTTTATGACAATTTTTACAAGATATTAAAACCATTTATTCACCAAATACACTTTCGCCTACAAATTTTCTGTTTGACATATAAAAACAAAAAATATAAGCCAACATAATATAAAAACCAATATCAAATTTTGTAGAACTTACCATTCCTATTAGTTTTATATATGTAACAATAATACTTATTATAAAAACTTCTATAAATCCCCAATGTTTGAAGAAATGAAAACTATCATGAAGTAAAGTATCAGTAAAAAGTCTTATTTTTGTTTTTTCTTGAATAAAAGCAAATATAATAACTAAAGAGTTCAAAATAGGTGCAAGGATGATTGTAAAAAAAACTACAAAGGCTACAAAAAAGAAATTTTGTTCTAAAAGAATAGAAACTGTTCCAATTAAAGTAGCTTTTAGTTCATTTTCATTTATATTCAAAGTTATTATTGGATAAACATTTAAAATTCCAAAAAGTAAAAGTGCTGAAATTGCATAATATAAAGAGTCAAATGAGTGTTTATTTTGAGTTTTTAGTTTACTATTACATCTTGGACATCGTTGAGTTGTACTTATGTTATTGTGTGTTTTTATAAATAATCCACAGTTATAACACTCTATAATCTCTTCAATATTTTTATCCATAAAATCCTAACTCTTTTTGTTTCCGCATTCTAACATAGTAAACTTTTTTTCATTCTAAAAACTCTTTAAAATTAAATATATTGTATTATTGCAACGCAATTATGCAAATAAATAATATTTTTTTAAAGGTTAATAAAAATGCAATTTACTATAACTCAAGCACAATTAGGACAAAGACCTCCTGTTGTAAAACCACTACCTGAAGTTTTAAAATTTTTAGGTGAAGAAAAAATGAGAAAACTAATCTCTGACCACTATGATTTGTTAAGAGTTAGTAATATAAAAGGATTATTTCCACCAAGTGATGAAGGCTTTGAATTAGCAAAAAAGCATTCGGCTGATTTTTTTATTCAAATCTGTGGTGGACCTGATTATTTTAATCAAAGTAGAGGAGCTCCTATGATGGCAGGACGACATGCTGCTTTCAAAATCACTCCAGAAGCGAGAATGATTTGGCTTGAATCCTATATCAAAGTGTTAGAACCTATTGATATGCCTGATGATTTAAAACAATCTTTTTGGAACTATTTAGATATTTTTTCAATTTGGATGGTTAATACTGCTCAAAATTGATAAAAATGGGCAAATCCCATTTTTATCAATTAATAATTTTTTTCATTCAACTTTTTCGCAACTTTTTATACATTAATAATATTAAATTAACTTTTTTTTGCTAATATTTTGAAATACACTTTTCTAGGATTCATTATGAAAAAAACTTTTAAAAATTATATCTTTTCAAGACAAATAATTTTAGTTTCATTAATTTTTTTAATCTGCTTTATCTTTAGTACTTATTTACATACAACGCTCACAAAACAAGAAGCCTTAAAACATTCAAAAGCAATATCGAATCAAGTTTTTTCTTCAATGTACCAAGTAATGAGAAAAGGTTGGAGTAAAGATGATATAAAATTGTTCACTAAATCTTTAGAGAAAAATTTTGAAAGTAGTAATTATGAAATAAATCTTTATAGAGGAGAAAAAGTTAGCCAACTTTTTGGAGATATTGAAGAAAAAGCAAAAGATGCAACTTTAGTTGATGTATTAAATGGGAAAATAGAAAAACTTGATAGTTTTGAAAATAATATTGTAAGAAATATATTGCCATTAAAAGCTACTACTGATTGTAAATCTTGTCATGTGAATGCACAAGTTGGTGATGTTTTAGGAGTTTTAGAAGTAAAACAAGATTTAAACTCTATCTTTTTAGAATCTAAATATCAATATATTGCATTTTTCTTAATCATTGTTCCTATATTTTATATTCTTGCTTTCTTTTCATCAAGATATACAACAAAACCTATAATACAAAATTTAAGTCTGTTTAATAATAAAGTTAAAAATATAAATTCTGTACAAGATTTTAAAGCTTTTGATTCAAAAAATATTGATTTATATTTTGAAGAATTTAATCAAATAGTTCATAATGTAGATTTAATGGCTGACAAATTAAAAGGTGTTGCCGTTGATAAAGAGTTATTAGAGTTTGAAATAAAACTTTTAGACAAATTTATTATTACTTCTGATGTTGTAAAAGATTGGAAAGAGTATATTTGTGATTTATTAATTGAAATAAATAAAATCATGGAAACATACACTTTAATGACTATTTTTAGAGTTGGTGAAGATCAGTTCGAAGTTGATATTTTTTGGTTGGGAACGCCCCAAGACCATCAAAAAGAAGTTTTTGAAGCTTATATAAATAGAACAATAAAAGACTCTGAATATTTCAAAGAAATGACTGATTTTACAATAAAACATGTAGTTGCAGATAGAAATAGATGTTTAAATGAATTAGTTGAAGATGAAATAGAATATCGTTCAAAATCTCTATTTTTAGATAGTCCAAAAATTGGAGGAATTGTTGGAATTGGATTACAATCAGTTTTTGCAAGCGATCCTGTTAGATATATTGTAATTGACTCTATTTTAACAACAATGGCAAATCTTGTGGGTTCAGTAAAAGCAATCCACAAATATACTCAAGATTTAGAATATTACGCAGCACGTGATCCCTTAACTGATTTATTTAATCAAAGAGTATTTAATGACATGATGAGTTATGAAATAAAAAGAGCAGCACGTCATGAATATCCTTTTGCTTTAATGGTTATTGATTGTGATAATTTTAAACCAATTAATGATAATTTTGGTCATGCCTTTGGAGATAAATTTTTACAAACAGTTGCAAATATTCTTGAAGAAGAGAAAAGAGATGAAGATATAGTTGCAAGATACGGAGGAGATGAATTTACAATTATTCTTCCTGAATGTGATGAAAATGGAGCGCAAACAGTTGCAAGTAGAATCTCAAAAAGAATAGAAAGTGAGAAATTAATTGCTCCTGATGGATCAAAAGTTGGAATAACTATTTCTGTTGGAATTTGCGTTTATCCAATGCATACTTTATCTCAAAAAGACATGTTTATAATTGCTGATTATATGATGTATCAAGCAAAAGAAGAAGGAAAAAATGGTATTAAAATTCCAAATGAAAAAGATATTTCTAATATCTTAAAAACAAATCAAGAAAAATCTTCATTACTAATTAGAGCTATAGAAAATGATGAAATTTATCCATATTTTCAACCAATACAACCAGCTTCTTCAAATAATGATTTGGTGATACATGAACTTCTAATGAGAATTCATCAAGATGGAAAAATAGTTTCAGCTTATGAATTTATAGAAATTGCAGAAGCAAGAGGATTAATAAATACTATGGATTTAATGGTAATTGAAAAAGCTTTTAAAGAAATTCAAAGAACTCAATATGAAGGAATTTTATTTATCAATTTATCTCCAAAATCTTTGATTGTTGGTGACTTTATCAATAAAATAAATAACTTTGTTAATAAATATAATATCAAAAAAGAAAAAATTGTATTTGAAATTACTGAACGTGAAACTGTTAAAAACTTCTCTTTATTAGAAAAATTTGTACATAATTTAAAAGCTGATGGTTATAAATTTGCAATTGATGATTTTGGTTCAGGATTTTCATCGTTTCACTATATTAAAAAATTTCCTATTGATTATGTAAAAATTGATGGAGATTTTATTATAAATATTAATAAAGATGAGAAAGATAGAGCTTTTGTAAATAGTATTGTAACTTTAGCTAAAGAGTTGAAAATACATACAATTGCAGAATTTGTAGAAAACCAAGAAATAGTTGAAATTTTAGATGAACTAGAAATCGATTATTATCAAGGTTATCATATTGGAAAACCAAGTGACAAGTTTATCTCTTTAAAATAAGAGATAAACTTTAGTTTCCAATAGCTAAAGCATATAAAATCATAGTTTGTTCTTCAATAAATTCACAAACTTCATCATCATAATAAGCCCCTATTCCACTACATCCAATATCTAAATAGTTTGAAGCTAAATATAATCTATGACCAATAATTCCAGCTTTTTGATAAGCTTCTTGATAATTTCTACTTTTTGATGTTAAAAAAAATGTAACTGCACTAGATTTTCCTAAATCTTGCTCTAAACATAAATATCCAGCCTTAGAGTTAAAATCTCCAGTTTTTATAAGTTCACCATTTTTATAAAGACCTAAAACTAAACCTTCAACCCTATTTACAGTATAAAAAATATCAACATCTTCATCACAATCACTTTTTATAGCTTGATTTATAACATTCATTATTGATTCAAATTGAAGTTTAGAAATACTTTGTTTAGAAAATTCCCTAATAGATCTTCTTTTAAAAATCGTATCTTGAAATCTTTGTTTTTGAAAATTAAAAACAGCACTTTTTTCTTGAGCTTTTTTATCTATTATTTTTAGACTATATTTATAAGCATTCTCAACTAAGTCATTTTTTTCAAAAAAACTAATATTCTCTTCTATATAACTTGCCCCATCAAGAGTTGCAATATCCAAAATAAAATCTATTTTTTCATTTTGAATTTTATCTCCCACAATCACTATTGAAGTAAAAAATTCTTTTTCATCAAAATGAAAAAATTCATTTAACTCTTGTTTTGAAAAATCATATAAAATCTCAAATTTCTTATCAAATAAATAAGAGCTAGCTTCCATTGTTCCAAGTAAATGTCCAGCATCTAATAAACAATATCTAAATGCCCTATTTTTGTATTTCCAAGAAGATCTAAAATATATTGATGAAATAAAAAAAATAAAACCATCTACACTGTAAGTTAATCCTAAAAGTTTTTCTATCCCTTCATTGTTTTCAAATGTTTTTAATAACACAGCACTTGAAGAACCAACTTCTAAATGATAAATTCCATCTTCAAAACCATCAACATTTCGTACTTGAAAATAGACTTCATTTGGATATAAAGCTCCAGCACTTGGATTGATTCTTAAATAATATTCACCTGATGGATAACTTTTTTTTGCACTAATCCCAGAAATTAAATACAAAAAATTATAGTTTTGTGTTGAAGAGGTTAAAGGAACTCTTTTATAATCTTTTGAATAAAATTTAAACTTATTTGGAGGATTATTCCAATCTACTCTATTTGGATTTGTTCGTATTGAGTTGTATGAGTGTTTTGTGTTTTGGTGGTAGCTATTTAGAGCTATTAGCATAAATAAAATTCAACTTTTAAAAGTTGAATTTTATTGCAAGATTTGATATATCATAATCATAATCTCTTGGTGAATCATTCATAGTAACTGTTCTATAACTTCCCTCAAGTGCTACATTTGAAGTAAGTCTATATTCTAACGAACCACCATAACCAAGACCTGTTGCAGAATTATTATCAACAGTTTGAGCAACACCTGTTCCTAAAATAAATCCTGTTAAATTTTCTGCTATTTCATAACCTGCTCTTAAATCCATATCAACGCTGATAGCTTCAACTCCACTTCTAACATTTCCATAAGATAAGCTATTTCCAAAACCTAAAATAATTCCATTATTTAAAGTAGTATTTGATGTATATCCAATTCCATATTGTGTATATCTATCACTTTTAATTTTTGCAGAACTTGCTCCAACTGATACTTTTGTATCAAATCCTTCTGCATTTAGTAATGATGTTAAACCAGCAATTAATGTAATAGCTAATAATCTTTTTTTCATTATTTTTTCCTTTTTTACTCTATTTATCATTTTGATATTTCTTATAGTATATATTATATGAACTTAATAATAGTTGGTATTGCTTATTTTTAGGCTATTTTTTTGAGATTTCTAATAGCCCTAGAAAAATCTAGCGCTATTATTATTTAGTTTTTAGTAGCGTTTATTCCTGATTGTTCTTGTGTTCCTACATAATCAGCTGAAGTAGAAGTTGATTTTAAATAAGCAAAAATTCCACCAACAATTAAACAAAAAATCACTACAAGTCTTACTGTATTTCTTTTTTGTTTTGATTCATTTCCATTATAATCATCAATCTTGTCTAAGCTAGGTTCACCATTATTTAATTTACTCATAATAACTCCTTTTTTTATACATTAAACACATAATACTCTCTTAATGTTAACTTTTAGTTAATACAATATTAAACAGTAATTTTAAAGATTTTTGCTCGTAATAATTTTTCTAAATCCAAAGGTTTAACTTCTATATCAAGTCCCCTTTTACCACCACTTATAAATATAGTTTCAAAGTTTTTTACGCTTTCATCTAAAACTGTTTTAAGAAGTTTTTTTTGTCCCAAAGGTGAAATTCCACCAAGTAAATATCCAGTTACTTTTTGAGCTTCGTCTTTGTTTGCCATCACTGCTTTTTTTACACCAAAAGCAGATGCAACATCTTTTAAAGAAAGTTGATTTGCAACAGGTAAAACACAAACAGCTAACTCTTTTGGAGCGAGTTCCACAAGTAAAGTTTTATAAACCTGATTAGCATTTAATCCTAGTTTAACGACAGCTTCATCACCAAAATTTGTACAAGCTGGGTCGTGGTCATATTTATGTATTTTAAAATCACATTTATTTTTTTTGAGTAGATCAATTGCAGGTGTCATTTAAGTAAAATCTCCTTTTTATTATAAGAGTTGTTTTATATAAAAAAGGAGATAAACTTATACTTAATTATCAATAATTATTTATAAAATTTGAGCTTTTATACTCTCACACCATTGGGCTATTCTACCTTTACTTAAATCAGATTGGTTGTCTTCATCAAGTGCAAGCCCCACAAATTCATCATCAACTACAGCTTTTGAAGAGTCAAAATCATATCCCTCAGTTAGGGTATGTCCAATTATATTTACACCTTTATTTATTAGTTCTTCGTAAATCAAACCCATTGCATCAAGAAAAGTATCAGCATAACTATCTTGATCACCTAGTCCAAAAAGGGCAACTGTTTTACCTGAAAAATCGATTTTACAAAATTCTTTCCATTTTTCATCCCAATCATCTTGAAGTTCACCATCACC from Arcobacter suis CECT 7833 encodes:
- the ciaB gene encoding invasion protein CiaB, producing the protein MNKDTFLNDLQKIYDFLNDEKTQTNKLIAHLENEEFDKLGLIDDFAKALKLEMTSDLRFALVTRLVNLRDDSLVQVLKKLEKNEKEIIDLQEKAYGFVKEYWHEKHTKLIDLIVQNNLLTPFYREVFIGVYNVGLQMTAWQTSWTAHIINGVNKDLMAKFEGDESKIMKYLEDEKLFDLGHGGITADRCYSALVKDGDKYKSQAYIKAFKKETTEVVDALEEFADKLIELEDEIYNQKWDYVLYIQALIKAFSEDRTDELVSKWADVDRAWMKIKTPIQIGHPLEYYEDHFRKAVALEWDIRLTNPKFAQNDHRVNKIKSAFAKIYSSFESNEKSEQYKKTYDFSLKSLDKVQLYVGRPALFFGAEFNGMFSAQVVPNDEIVSLEEGKKIFAFSDEILQTSRAKPFLKLSSEIFGQEILTKDRTFLFNETASWHQVYDISTVGHEYGHILWCDDETESVMNKTGNFKNIEEFKATTGGLISYFLDQDTDELHLKSQVLIDLVKRSVGLIGWMEVDEVQPYYCEGLIHLNGLFDTAVLAWDEENKKLNIDLSDEKYEALKAWYIKNYTALAKHYLDKIDATQFLNKYASKTEKYFMPNNPTINSFVKHYFKRYQEIGQELDTVDKKSNYIK
- a CDS encoding catalase, with the translated sequence MQKTMTTTAGNPISDNQNSLTAGERGPVLLQDYQLIEKLAHQNRERIPERVVHAKGSGAFGVLEITEDISKYTKAKVLQKGEKTKMLLRFSTVAGERGAADAERDVRGYALKFYTKEGNWDLVGNNTPVFFIRDAYKFPDFIHTQKRHPHSNMRSNTAMWDFWSLSPESLHQVTILMSDRGIPKSYRHVNGYGSHTYSLINASGERFWVKFHFKTLQGIETITNAEAEAIVAKDRESNQRDLFENIQAGNFPKWSFEIQIMTNEEAKECSFNPFDLTKVWPHKDYPMIKVGVMTLNENPKNYFNEIEQASFSPSNVVPGISFSPDKMLQARIFSYPDAHRYRVGTHYEMLPVNRPIVEVNTYHADGSMNYEIKEPTDVYYEPNSFGGPIEDASFAEPAFETGNVADRYNHRIGNDDFSQVTALFNLMSVSQKEQLFSNIAAAMDGVPRNIVDRQISLFEQVHPDYASGVKKALGI
- a CDS encoding MlaD family protein, coding for MSKEIIEQQVYEPKIEDKKPVSFIWILPLIILAILGWIAYESYMKKGTNISVIFKSAEGLKENVTTLEYKGLQLGKVTKISMHEDLKSVKVNILVDNEVSKYVASEGSSFWIKKPTVSLTKISGLNTLISGYKIELSPTFKTQEEYDKGTSKYFFNALDTQPNDEFDDDGYYISLIANDKDNVEVGTPVFYNKFQIGEIIAKEFIFEKVYFTAYIYDKFNYLVNRSSQFVINEALKVSYGASGLNIEVGSLYSALVGGVTVVTPNKEDEKISKDEAYILYGKKDDLKSKEFFNINFIDVNGIEENTPIIFKGIEIGKISEVKLSKDILNTKAFIYQEYKYLLTDKTKFFVEEPTFSLDGVKNLGNIIKGNFVSLEYKKGDFKSNFTAINKKDINSSNNNIKIELLSENLNSITNKSKVYYKNIEIGRVENYALTADLKNVKISISIDEKYKDLVNDNNLFYDMSSKLFEMKSLNLNINYSGIEPLLNGAIGLISEKIDDKLTKKEFKLYSSFKDVEKLNRFSNSGIVINADFYNDFEIKPDMAIMYKNQEIGFVKDIKFDDRKSKVSLFIYSPFKKYITDKSRFYKKAAVNLNASLSGVLFEVDNFSSLIDGSIELNTDSTVSFEKPQIFASEDQMKNSTNSITIVFNDVEGLQANFSQLTYKGVNVGKVTNVRLNEKQQVEVKALIYSDFASFAKAGTVYYLKKPRISLQEVANAGSTIMAVNIGVIKSDNQIVQTKFEGLEGQPSVDKSHFGTVFKVDDITASSVNVDAPVYYKNVQIGKVSKIDLSEDGSKVVVDCLIFDKYTKFIRKNSQFYDISGFEMKFSIFSGSKIESNTFTSLLKGGLVVVTPYEYGELANPNDRFSLVKELREDWKSISPSIK
- a CDS encoding ankyrin repeat domain-containing protein; this encodes MEATEQELKRYEELQIVALDFARQGMTEDLRMMLGSGMPVNLCDHKGNSLLMLASYNGNIETTELLVLFGADVDKKNDRGQTPLAGVCFKGYIDIVKVLVKAGANIYENNGMGTTPIMFASMFGNYEIVKYLNNQDSSFKSKIYLGISKIFAIVKGLFKK